A single region of the Gephyromycinifex aptenodytis genome encodes:
- a CDS encoding DUF4870 domain-containing protein, with the protein MSSTPDAPRSNTPWEEDPHFNYQPQPGPADPYAASDPYAAPYSAAPGPIPPYQRGPASSDEQSMAMLAHLSTIGALILSAGWLSFVGPLIVWAIYKDRSQYVREAAAGAFNFNIAMWLVTIAGWLAIFTFIGAIVGIPMVIVAFLLQLIYHVLGAVRANRGESFQYPFQIRLLS; encoded by the coding sequence ATGTCGAGCACACCCGATGCCCCACGATCAAATACCCCGTGGGAAGAGGACCCCCACTTCAATTACCAGCCCCAGCCCGGCCCCGCCGACCCGTACGCGGCTTCCGACCCGTACGCGGCTCCCTACTCAGCTGCTCCCGGCCCGATCCCGCCCTACCAGCGCGGGCCCGCAAGCTCAGACGAGCAGTCGATGGCGATGCTGGCGCACCTGAGCACGATCGGCGCCTTGATCCTCAGCGCAGGATGGTTGAGTTTCGTCGGCCCGCTCATCGTGTGGGCGATCTACAAGGACCGCAGCCAGTATGTGCGGGAAGCTGCGGCCGGCGCCTTCAACTTCAACATCGCCATGTGGCTGGTGACGATCGCGGGGTGGCTGGCTATCTTCACATTCATCGGGGCAATCGTCGGGATCCCGATGGTTATCGTCGCCTTTCTTCTGCAACTCATTTACCACGTCCTTGGTGCGGTCCGGGCAAACCGGGGCGAGTCTTTCCAATACCCGTTCCAGATTCGCCTTCTCTCCTGA
- the serA gene encoding phosphoglycerate dehydrogenase, with product MKALLLENVHSLATSLLENAGIEVETRTGALDEVELTHALRDVDLLGIRSTTQVSAAALEANPHLMAVGTFCIGTNQVDLEAAARLGIPVFNAPFSNTRSVVELAIAEIIVMARRLTEKDRALHGGIWDKQAKGSHEIRGRKLGIVGYGNIGSQLSVIAEMLGMEVYFYDTVDKLALGNARRCGSLEELLDIAETVTLHVDGREGNAGFFGPEQFARMRKRSLFLNLSRGFVVDYESLREHLLTGHIAGAAVDVFPNEPKSRGDAFTSPLQGLPNVVLTPHVGGSTEEAQEDIGRFVAGKLRDYVRLGTTTLAVNLPTLTLAQEPGKHRLTHVHLNTPGVMATVNNVFAEHEVNIDSQLLATRGRYGYVVSDISTDIAEDAMAAIQAMPETIRLRRIG from the coding sequence GTGAAGGCGCTGCTGCTAGAAAACGTCCATTCGCTGGCCACCTCCTTGCTCGAAAACGCAGGGATCGAGGTCGAGACCCGCACCGGGGCACTCGACGAGGTCGAGCTCACCCACGCGCTGCGAGATGTCGACCTGCTCGGCATCCGCTCCACGACGCAGGTGAGCGCCGCTGCACTGGAGGCCAACCCGCACCTGATGGCCGTTGGCACGTTTTGCATCGGCACGAATCAGGTCGATCTGGAAGCGGCCGCCCGGCTGGGTATCCCGGTGTTCAACGCGCCGTTCAGCAACACCCGCTCGGTGGTCGAGCTGGCGATCGCCGAGATCATCGTGATGGCGCGCCGCCTGACCGAGAAGGACCGCGCGCTGCACGGCGGGATCTGGGACAAACAGGCCAAGGGCAGCCACGAGATCCGCGGGCGCAAGCTGGGCATCGTCGGGTACGGCAATATCGGCAGCCAGTTGTCGGTGATCGCCGAGATGCTCGGCATGGAGGTGTACTTCTACGACACCGTCGACAAGCTCGCGCTGGGCAACGCCCGCCGCTGCGGCTCGTTGGAGGAGCTGCTGGACATCGCCGAGACGGTGACGCTGCACGTGGACGGCCGGGAGGGCAACGCCGGATTCTTCGGCCCGGAACAGTTTGCCCGGATGCGTAAACGCTCGCTGTTCCTCAACCTCTCCCGCGGCTTCGTCGTCGACTACGAAAGCCTGCGCGAGCATCTGCTCACCGGGCATATAGCGGGGGCCGCGGTGGATGTCTTCCCGAATGAGCCCAAGAGTCGCGGCGATGCTTTCACCTCGCCGCTGCAGGGTCTGCCGAATGTCGTGTTGACCCCGCACGTAGGCGGTTCGACCGAGGAGGCTCAGGAAGATATCGGTCGGTTCGTCGCGGGCAAGCTACGCGACTATGTGCGCCTGGGTACCACCACGTTGGCGGTCAACCTGCCGACGCTGACCTTGGCCCAGGAACCCGGCAAGCACCGCCTGACCCACGTTCACCTCAACACTCCGGGGGTGATGGCCACGGTCAACAACGTGTTCGCCGAGCACGAGGTGAACATCGACAGCCAACTCCTGGCCACTCGCGGCCGGTACGGCTACGTCGTCAGCGACATCTCGACCGACATCGCCGAGGACGCGATGGCAGCCATTCAGGCGATGCCGGAAACGATCCGGCTGCGGCGCATCGGCTGA
- a CDS encoding arsenate-mycothiol transferase ArsC codes for MSAHAPAVLFVCVGNGGKSQMAAAIARHLGGRRLTVHSAGTAPKSDLNALSVAALEEIGADVTGEFPKPVDPAIMAAADRVIVLGAEAALAPVPGMRAPIETWHTDEPSERGIEGVERMRLIRDDIAARVRALLADLDVPLTG; via the coding sequence GTGAGCGCACACGCCCCCGCTGTCCTGTTCGTCTGCGTCGGCAACGGCGGTAAATCTCAGATGGCCGCCGCCATCGCTCGCCACCTCGGCGGCCGGCGGCTCACCGTGCACTCGGCCGGAACCGCACCCAAGAGCGACCTGAACGCGCTCAGCGTCGCCGCGCTCGAAGAGATCGGCGCCGACGTGACCGGTGAGTTTCCCAAGCCGGTCGACCCGGCCATCATGGCCGCTGCCGACCGCGTCATCGTTCTCGGTGCCGAGGCCGCCCTCGCGCCCGTCCCCGGCATGCGGGCGCCCATCGAAACCTGGCACACCGACGAGCCTTCTGAGCGCGGCATCGAGGGTGTCGAGCGCATGCGGCTCATCCGTGACGACATCGCCGCGCGGGTGCGGGCGCTGCTCGCCGACCTTGACGTGCCGCTCACCGGCTGA
- the arsB gene encoding ACR3 family arsenite efflux transporter, producing MSFLDRFLPVWIIAAMILGLLLGRFVPGLDATLEAVKVGEVSLPIAIGLLVMMYPVLAKVRYDETSRITSDRRLMTLSIVLNWILGPALMFVLAWALLPDLPEYRTGLIIVGLARCIAMVLIWNDLACGDREAAAVLVAVNSLFQVLAFAGLGWFYLQVLPGWLGLPTTDVDFSVWAIFTSVLIFLGIPLLAGFLTRHFGEKAKGREWYESVLLPKLGPWALYGLLFTIVLLFALQGEAITSAPWDVARIALPLLAYFILMFGGSLLASRAAGLNYARSTTVAFTAAGNNFELAIAVAIGTFGITSGQALAGVVGPLIEVPVLVALVYLSLWAGRRLFPGDASVPTR from the coding sequence CTGTCCTTCCTCGACCGCTTTCTGCCGGTGTGGATCATCGCCGCAATGATCCTCGGGCTGCTCCTAGGCCGGTTCGTCCCCGGCCTGGACGCCACCCTGGAGGCCGTCAAGGTCGGCGAGGTCTCGCTGCCCATCGCCATCGGGCTGCTCGTCATGATGTACCCCGTACTGGCCAAGGTCCGCTACGACGAGACCAGCCGCATCACCTCCGACCGGCGCCTGATGACTCTGTCCATCGTGCTCAACTGGATCCTCGGGCCGGCGCTGATGTTCGTGCTCGCCTGGGCGTTGCTGCCAGATCTACCCGAGTACCGCACCGGCCTCATCATCGTCGGCCTTGCCCGCTGCATCGCGATGGTGCTCATCTGGAATGACCTGGCCTGCGGGGATCGGGAAGCGGCCGCCGTGCTCGTGGCCGTCAACTCCCTGTTCCAGGTGTTGGCCTTCGCCGGGCTCGGCTGGTTCTACCTGCAGGTGCTGCCCGGCTGGCTCGGGCTGCCCACGACCGACGTCGACTTCTCCGTCTGGGCGATCTTCACCTCGGTGCTCATCTTCCTCGGCATTCCGCTGCTCGCGGGGTTCCTCACCCGCCACTTCGGGGAGAAAGCCAAGGGCCGCGAATGGTACGAGTCCGTGCTGCTTCCGAAGCTGGGCCCGTGGGCGCTGTACGGCCTGCTGTTCACCATCGTGCTGCTGTTCGCCCTGCAAGGTGAGGCGATCACCTCCGCGCCGTGGGACGTCGCTCGGATCGCGCTGCCGCTCCTGGCCTACTTCATTCTCATGTTCGGCGGCTCGCTGCTGGCATCTCGTGCCGCAGGGCTGAACTACGCCCGCTCGACGACCGTCGCTTTCACCGCCGCAGGCAACAACTTCGAGCTGGCCATCGCCGTGGCCATCGGAACCTTCGGGATCACCTCCGGCCAGGCGCTGGCCGGTGTGGTCGGCCCGCTCATCGAGGTGCCCGTCCTCGTGGCGCTGGTGTATCTCTCGCTGTGGGCGGGGCGGCGTCTCTTCCCCGGCGACGCCTCCGTGCCGACCCGCTGA